A portion of the Magnolia sinica isolate HGM2019 chromosome 17, MsV1, whole genome shotgun sequence genome contains these proteins:
- the LOC131230892 gene encoding salutaridine reductase-like encodes MEGANISNPAEKRCAVVTGANKGIGLEIIRQLASNGITVILTARDEKRGLEAVANIKESGPSDVVFHQLDVKDSVSIASLANFVKTQFGKLDILVNNAGIHGLVIDSDGVTALRLLGGEMDEEKMKIARGLWQETYEMAEECLKTNYYGSKSVTEALFPLLHLSKSPRIVNVSSMGGKLELIPNEKFKEEVNHVDGLTEERLDEWLQSYLKDFKEERLDKHGWPTTTSAYIISKAALNAYTRILAKKFPTFCINSVHPGAVKTDMNHLWWTETLEEGAHGPVMLALLPDGGPSGHFFDQMKMSTY; translated from the exons ATGGAAGGAGCAAACATTTCCAATCCAGCGGAAAAGAG GTGTGCAGTTGTTACAGGGGCTAATAAGGGAATCGGATTGGAGATCATTCGCCAGCTGGCATCCAACGGTATTACCGTCATATTAACGGCTAGAGATGAGAAGAGAGGCTTGGAAGCTGTCGCAAACATCAAAGAATCTGGGCCGTCTGATGTTGTTTTTCACCAGTTAGATGTgaaggattctgttagcattgctTCGTTAGCCAATTTCGTCAAAACCCAATTTGGGAAACTTGATATCTTG GTGAACAATGCTGGCATCCATGGACTTGTAATAGACTCTGATGGTGTAACAGCTTTACGACTCCTAGGTGGTGAG atggatgaagagaaaatgaagatagCAAGGGGATTGTGGCAGGAGACATATGAAATGGCAGAAGAGTGTCTGAAAACCAATTACTATGGCAGCAAATCAGTAACTGAAGCTCTTTTCCCACTCCTTCACTTATCCAAATCACCCAGGATTGTGAATGTTTCATCCATGGGGGGGAAGCTGGAG CTCATCCCCAATGAAAAGTTTAAAGAAGAAGTGAACCATGTTGATGGCCTAACCGAGGAGAGATTAGATGAATGGCTACAATCATATCTGAAGGATTTCAAAGAGGAACGGTTGGATAAACATGGATGGCCCACCACAACATCAGCATATATAATCTCAAAAGCTGCTCTCAATGCCTATACAAGGATTCTAGCCAAGAAATTTCCCACTTTCTGCATAAACAGTGTGCATCCTGGTGCCGTGAAAACAGATATGAACCACCTTTGGTGGACGGAGACCCTTGAAGAAGGCGCTCATGGGCCTGTTATGTTGGCGTTGCTGCCCGATGGTGGGCCATCTGGCCACTTCTTTGATCAGATGAAGATGTCAACATACTGA
- the LOC131230625 gene encoding uncharacterized mitochondrial protein AtMg00810-like → MLECKLIATLMEANARLCSKEGKDLEDATIYLQIVGSLIYLTLSRPDIAYAVEAVRRILRYVKGTIDLGLLYKKGGACKIVGYCDADYGGDHDTQRSTTGYVFNLGSGAISWCSKRQPPVSLSTTEAEYRATAMTAQESTSYAVNEGSSSTR, encoded by the coding sequence ATGCTCGAATGCAAGTTAATTGCCACACTTATGGAGGCTAACGCCAGGCTATGTTCGAAAGAAGGAAAAGACTTGGAAGATGCAACTATATACCTACAAATAGTTGGTAGTCTAATCTACCTTACATTATCGCGACCAGATATAGCTTACGCAGTTGAAGCAGTACGTCGAATACTGAGGTATGTGAAGGGTACAATAGACCTTGGTCTATTGTACAAGAAAGGTGGAGCATGCAAGATAGTTGGGTACTGCGATGCTGACTATGGtggtgatcatgacacacaacgATCAACTACTGGATACGTATTCAACCTTGGCTCAGGAGCAATCTCTTGGTGTAGCAAGAGACAACCTCCAGTATCTTTATCAACGACGGAGGCTGAATACAGAGCAACGGCAATGACAGCACAAGAAAGCACGTCTTATGCAGTTAATGAGGGATCTTCATCAACCAGATGA